From Mucilaginibacter gotjawali:
ATGGTATTGGCACGTGCGAGGCCCCTGTTCCACTCTCCCGTGGCGCTTACCGTATTGGGCAGGCTGGCCTGGTATGAATCGATGTCGGTTCCCTGCCCTGAAATGATGGCATTTAAACGCCAGTTATCGTTGAATTGGTGGTTAAGGGTTGCCATGCCCGAAAACTGGTTCATATGGCTGTATGCCCAGGCGGTATTGATATACTGCGAACGCGGCACCATGGTAGGGATTGCCCTACCGTTATTGAGAGATCCAATGCCAAAATCGGGGGTTAAGCTTTCACGCAGGTAATCGCCCTCAACCAGCAGGGTTGTTTTTTTACCAAGATTAAACAGCACCGACGGGTTTACATATTTGCGGATAGTGTACACATGGTTGCGGTAGCTGCCATCGTTCTCGTAAACGCCAATCAGCCTGAAGGCTACGTTTTCGCTGACCGGCCCATAGATATCTACCGAAGGTTTAAACATATTATAGCTTCCATACCGCATGGAAACCTCGCCGCCACTTTCAAACCGCGGCTTTTTTGTAACCATATTGATAATTAAACCACTGGAAACATTGCCATAAAGCAGGGCGGCACTGCCTTTTAATACTTCTACAGATTCAAGTGTGCTTGCCTCCGGAAAGCCTGCTGTATTAGTTAGTATGCCATCCTTAAAAATACTGCTTGCGCCGCCCCCTATACCAATGCTATAGCCGCGGGCAGAAAACGTTTCGCCCACACCGCCGCGCGTTTGGGTTAGTGATACGCCGCTCACATTTTTAATGGCATCGCCAAGGTGGTTAATCTGCTGGTCCTCAATAACGCGGGCGCTAACTGTCCCGGTGCTTTGCGGAAGGTCAAGGGCACGCAGCCCGGCCTTATCCAGTGTTACGGCTTTGGGCGTTTTGTTTGCGTTGATGATTACCTCGTTCAACTGCGATGCATTTTCCGCAAGGATAAAATCTACCGTTATTGTTTTTAATGCCGAAACGGTAACGGCTTTTTCCTGGTTTTGCATCCCGATAAGGGAAACTGATAGTGTGTAATTGCCGGGATTGATATTTGTGATGAGGTACGAGCCGTCTTCTTTTGTGCTGGTTGCCCTGTTCAATTCTATAATTGTAACAGTAACATAAGCGGCGGGTTTACCGTCAGACGTTTTAACTGTTCCCGAGATTTTGCCGGTAGTGAGGTCATCGGCCCTAACGACATTGCAGATAGTAAACAGCAAAAAAAGAGTTTTGTAATTGTTTGGTATGTTATTTTCATGTCTTATTTAGATTAATTCTAATTAAGCGCAAAGATAGTAGCGCGAATTGAATTACCAAGCATTATTTATAATTAATCTAAATAAAAATAAATAACAAAGGCCACGCTGTTTGTTAGCATGGCCTTTATTCCTAAAGCGCATAAATGCGCCCGGAGTTTAAATTTAACGCGAATGGGGGAGGTATTTGTTAAAGTGCATCATATTTGGCAGTAAAAGCAGGTGCATCTAATTTCCTGAAATCGGGTAGAGCAGCTATCAGTTGCTCACGGTTCCAGTTCCACCAGGCAATGCGTTTAAAAGCGGCTTCAACTTCTTGTGTAACCCTTCGCCTGATTACCTTTGCCGGGTTACCGGCGACAATGGCATAATCTTCCACATTTTTTGTTACAATTGAGCCGGAGCCTATAATTGCACCCGTCCCTACAGAAACTCCGGGCATTAAAATGGCCCCATGGCCTATCCAAACATCAGGTCCTATCGTTACACGGTATTGTTTGCGCCATTCAAGCACTTCGTCGTCGTCATCATCAGCCATAAAATGTGATTTGGAGCGGTAGGTGAAATGATGAAGCGTGGCGCGCCACATAGGGTGGTTCGTCGGATTAATACGTACGCTTGATGCTATATTTGCAAATTTGCCAACCTCGGCGTTAAACACTTCAACATCTTTAACCAGGTATGCGTAATCCAGCAGGTCGCTCGAAAATACCTCGCAGCGCTCGCCAACCGCCGTCCACGCACCCATCCGGCTATCTTTTACAATAGCAGTTTCATGTATCCACGGAGCTTCGGTCATTGGTTTTGCCCCGCGCCATGGATCTGTAAATTCTCCGTGATTAATTTCTGTCATATGATTAAAAGATCTATATCAAATATTATTTCAGCGCCGCATTCCGCATCCTGATATTTGAAAAATTAAGGGTTGATTTACTTACATCTTCTGCCAGCCGAACAAGTGATGGCATAAAACGAAGTTCAATATTTCTGCTTAATAACGCGGACAAAATATCGCTGACAGGAATGACCGATTGAGGGACAGCAGGCTGGTAAGAAACATAATAACCGGCACTTTCATCTATCAGTTCAAAATTATCGCTTAAAAATTCGTAGCAGTAGAGCCTGGTTTCCATTACCCGCTGGTACCAACCTGATTCGATACACACAAAAAATTCAGCGGCAGATGACCCGATAAATTTTTCTTTGTCTGCTTTGGCGGTTTTTGTACCGGCATAATAAGTTACCCGCGGGCAATCACGTGGCAACAGGTAATTGTGCAGCAAATTACCTGCGATAGCAAAAACTACATCTCCCTTAATGTCAGCGAACGGGGAGGGTGACGGCCTGGGTTTAAAGATCCGTATACGGGGCTCTTCGCTCACATGGAAAAGCCGTTTTGAAGCGTTTAACAAATCGGGTTGACCTGGTAACATAACCAAATGTATATGAAATTCTTATGCAGCCACAACTTACCCTGTTTTTTTGATACCGGGTAATTATAAGCTATTCCAGGAATTTCTTTTTAAGCATGGCAATCTTAGTATCATCTAAACCGATTTCGGTCCTCAAATAATTATCAACGGAGCCATATTTTAGGGTAATCGCATTAAATGTGGCATCAAGATCCTCTTTATTAACGCCGGCCATATCCGACGCAACCTGTTGGTCTATATGCATAAAATTCACCATCTGGTTAATCATTTTGGTATTCGCATCTTTACGGTAATAATTTGACGCCAGGTAATCGCTCATGATCGTTTCGTACGGTACACCCAGGCTGTATAAAAGTAAAGCGGCGCCAATACCGGTACGGTCTTTACCTGCAGTGCAATGGAAAACCAGGCTTTGCCCAACAGGTAACCCCAGTAATTTATCAAAAAACGGTTTGTAACGGGCCGCCAGCGAATCTGTTTTGCTGTAATAAACTACCATTAATGAATCTCCGGCAGTGCCTTTTGCATGCGCGATGCTCTTCATCCAGTCATTCAGGCTATTATTGCTTCCTGCCGGGCATAAAATATAATCCATGCCGGGGTTAAGTTTATCAGGCGCCTGTGCCGATTCCTGCCGGCCGCGCAGGTCCACATCATAATTGATATTCTTTTGCTTCAGGATGGCCAGGTCGGCATCGGTTAATTTGCTGATGTCCGCGCTGCGGTAAACTTCGCCCCATTTAACATGGTGACCATCAGCAGTTGCATAACCACCCAGATCGCGAAAATTGGCGGCGCCCTGTAAAACTACATGCCTTTTGGCGCTGTCAGCTACCTGTGCGTTTGAAATTGAATAAAAACAAATGGCGCTAAATAATAAAAGATACTTTTTCATAATTAATGGAATTAAAATTTGCATTAAACTAAAAAAGCAGGGGTCCCGGCTAAGTCCCCTGCTCAAAATATAAATTATTTATCCTATTTAGTAAGCCAGGTATCTTTAGTCGGGTCGTCCGTACCGCCAAATTGCGATTGGATAGCCGACTGGTAATTTGCTGTGTTATAGGATGCTTCGTTAGCCGGATATAACCAACGACGCGGGATCAGGTTATTCGCAGTTCCGATACCAGGGCCGCCCTGGCTAAATGCCGGGATACCGTTTGGATTGGTCGTGCTAACAGATCTTCTCCATTGAAAAAACGATTCGAAGCCTGAGTTAAGGTGCATCGCCACATAACGCTGGGTAAATATTTGCGCTAAACCAGTTGCGTTGTCGCCGGCGTAGGCTACGTTGCCTATAAAAGCGCCAAGGTTTACGGTCGCGGTGCCTAAAGCAGCGCCTGTATAGTCGGCAATTTGCAGGGTTTCGCCGTCAGTAATTTTGTACAATGCTAAAGAAGCATTTATACCATTGGTATACCATGCCGCTGAGCTTGGTCCCGATACCCAGCCTCTGTTTATTGCTTCAGCTATATTAAAACACATTTCGGGGTAGCCGATAAAAACAAATGGCTCGGCATTTGCGCCGTTATAAGCGCCGGGCAGTGCAAAGTAACGGTTGTAATTGGAATGCGAATAGTTGTTAAATGAAATTGCCTGTAATGAACTCACCGATTGATTATCATCCACCCCAACGAATGAGGCAAAGCTACCGGGCGCATTACCGGCTTGTACCTGGCTGATAGCTGGTGTTGCAACTACCAAAAGGCGCGGATCCTGGTTAGGCGCTGTTGCGTTTAAATAAGGCAAGCCTATACCGTCATATGAGTTATAAGGTTGTAAACCAAGGTTAAGTGTTGCATAAGGATTAAACGCCTGGTTGTACACATAAACCAAATTGTCTGCATTGCCTGTCATAATAGGGTAAGTGCTTGAGGCACCGTTTACAATAGCAGCAAATTTTTGCGGTATCTGAAGATCGGCATTGTCACCTGCTCTTTTGCTTAAGCTGATTAATACCCTTAATGTATAAGTATTGATCAATTTTTGCCATTGCAAATTGGTTAAACCAAATATATCACCTTTGTCTAAAACAGTGTTAGGACTAGCAGCAGCGATGGGCGCTAAAATAGCATTTGCGTTATCAAGCATTGCCAAGGCAGCTTTATAAACGTCATGCTGGGTATCGTATTTAGGCGTCAGGATAGAAGCACTGCCCGCCTGTGAAAAAGGGATGTCACCTACGCGCTGTGATAACCAGATGCCGGCATAAGCCTTAAAAAACTGGCTTAAAGCGTAATATTTATTGGTTGTATTTCCAAGCTGGGTAGTGGATTGTGTTTGTAGGGCGATAGCATACTTTAATATATCGTAGCTGTCTTCGGTATTACCAAAGTTATAATTGTTGTTGCCAAAGTAATACACATACGTAGATAATACGTCCTGAGACGACTTTGAACCGGTAGAAAATGGTTGCTCATCGTTGCGGATAAGCTTGGCGGTGATGTGGTTCAAAATAAGTGTTGCCGGAACAACGCCATTTGACGATGCCACGTTAGGATTATCAACCAGGTCGCCTTTCTGGCACCCGGTTATTGCAGCCATGCCTGCTGTTAACAGCAGTGCTAATGGTAAAAATGATTTTATTTTCATAAATTTCTTTTTTGATCAATTAAACAATTTAGAATGTTAAATGGATGTTAAGACCGTAGCGACGCGCTGTCGGACTCGCTAAATCTGAGCCGCCGCTGCCACCCACCAAAGTTCTTGAGCTTGCATCGTAACCCGATGCGTATTGATCAAGATCGATATCTTTGCGTGCTGCGAAATACAATAAGTTTCTGCCTACAATTGAAAAGGATGCTTTTTTAATGAATGTACCCTGTAATAATTTTGAAGGAAGCGAGTAACCGATAGTTGCTTCGCGCAATTTTGCATATGAACGGCTGATCATATAGTACTCGTCAAAGTTACCACCCAAACCGCTGGAGATATAACCCTGAACGGTTACTGCGGTAGTATTAGGTGCAAAGGTTAACTGGCTTAGGTTAGTTATTACGCCGCCCGGGCCATAAGTTGGTGTCCCCGAAACCAGTGTAACACCTGGGCCAACATAGGCCGGGGTTGCACTTTTAGTGCCCTCTGCAGTGCTGTTCCATTCAGCCAAACGCGCAGCGCCGTAAGCGCCGGAAGCACTTTCAACGGCGGTGCCGCCGTTCATTGCATGGTAATAAGTATAATCGTAGGTTTTACCGCCGATACGTCCGTCAAACTGGAAGCTAAGGCTCCAGTTTTGGTAGGTAAAATGGTTGGTAATGCCAAACGCGAAACTTGGATCGGCGTAGCCTAATAAGCCCAATTGCGCGTTATTGCTCTGTCCTGGCGCCTGTATGGGGGCTCCACCGCTGTTGATGATGTTTCCGCTGCCATCGCGTACAAATTTTGTACCGTAGATAGCGTCCAAACGGTCGCCAATATGGTACAGGTGGTTATTTTGATACAAACCTGTTTCACCTCCGTAAATAGAAGCAAGGGTTTCTTTATAATTTGAATAGTTGATGTTTACATCCCAGTTTAAACCATCTTTGCTTCTTAATGGGGAGCCTACCAGTTCCAATTCAACACCTTTCTTTTTGGTAGTAACACCGTTTACAATCTGCGAGCTGAATGTAGTTGAAGATGCAACCGGTAACGAGAAAATGTTTGGACCGTTGGTTGTTGTAAAATAGGTAGCATTTAAGCCCAGCCTGTTGCCGATAAATTTAAGGTCGGCGCCAAACTCGTATGATTTTACGTCATAAGGTTTGATGCTGGCATTGGCAATAGTGTTTGAAAGATTTACAGACGGCGAACCATTGTAATAAGTAGTTGGTGACACCGAGCTTGAGTTTACATAATTGGGGCCATTATAAGGTGTAAAGTGCTCGGTACTATAACCCAATAAACTACCTATACTATTGCCGGTTACAGCGGCGTATGCCGATGGGATATAAGGATTGGTTAATGCGCCCTTAACATCAGCGAATGACCCCCTTACCTTAAAGAATGAAATGAATTCAGGCAATTTAACATAATCGTTTACCACCGAGCTTACCGATACCGAAGGGTAGAAATAGGTGTTGTTGCTGGATGGCAGGGTAGAGATATTATCAACACGACCTGTTGTATTGATATTAATGTAATTTTTGTAGCCAAGATCGACAGAGTAGTAAGCACTGTTAACCTGCATTTTTGAATTGAAGTTATAGCTCAGGATAGGATTCGTTGAGTTATCCAGGTTATAAACGTTTGGTAATGAAAGGTCTTTTGTGGTTGCCCAGTTGGACAGGTACCTGAAAGAACGCTCGTTTGCACCTGCTAAAGCACTGATATTAAAATTCCTGATCTTTTTGTTATAATTTACGGTAACGTCGGTATTGTTTTCCAACAGGTTACGCTGATCCTGCCTGTAATCACCATACCATCCGAAATAATACCATGGCAGGTACTGGTTTAAGTTGGTAGACGAAGGCACATCTTCTGTATTCAGTTCGTTATAAGTATCCAATGAGCTGCGCAAGGCTACACTCAGGTCGTTATTGAATTTGTAAGTTAACCGTAATGACCCGTTAACTACCTGGTTATCCCTGCCTTTAAGCCATTTTTTTGCCTGGAACCAGGGGTTGTTTTCGCGGCCGTATTCCTGGGCATATTGTACCAGGTTAGGCACACCCTGCGGGCCCTGGTAAATGTTCTTTAATGCGTTTATATCGTAATCTGATGATCCGTAAACAAAAAACTCGTAAGCGTAGCTATTCGGGCCATAGCTCACGTCGGGAATGTTTGGCGAGTATTGTAAGTTTAAGTTTAAATCACCATCCAAACGTAACTTTGGCGTGATGTCATATCCCGCTGAAATTTTGAAGTTATCGATATTCAGTTTGGTATTCGGGAAATCGCCCTGCTGATACGTATGCCCGTAAGACAAACGCATATCATAATTCGATCCGCTGGCGGACAATGACACTGAATTTGTGCTGGTATAACCGGTTTGTACGAAGTTATTAAAGTTATTAATTCCGCGTGCAGCCCACGGAGTAGGTGTTCTTACACCGGTAACCGTATTGTAGGGGCTATCAAACTGAGTTGTTTGAAAAACGCCGTCAAAACGCGGCCCCCATTCGGGTAAGCGCTGGTTATTGTCATACAACTGGTTGCCGTATGCGTAGGCAAATTTGGTTCCACGGCCGTATTCATACTGATCCTTTGGTAACACCAGGAAGCCTTTTTCTGCTTCAAGGGTGCTGTTTATATCAATTTGCCAGCCTTTTTTGTCTTTAGTTCCATGTTTAGTCGTGATAATAATAGCGCCATTAATACCCCTCGATCCATAAAGTGCCGCAGCGTTGGGGCCTTTTAAAACGGTATAAGTATCAACGTCATCCTGGTTAAAGTCATAAGTATTCGATTCTACCGGCTCGCCGTCTATCACATACAATATGTCTTTGCTGCCGCGCAAAACAACTGTCGGTGCGCCAAAAAACTCTGAGCTGGCACCTATAGTCAAACCGGCAACTTTACCGGCCATCGAGTTGAGCGGATTGGCATCGCGCGCTGTGGTTAATTCATCACCGCTGATTTGTGATTGCGAATAGCCAAGTTTCTGAAACTCTTTCTTTACGCCGAGGGCGGTAATTACTACTTCATTTAATGCTTTATTATCCTGAAATAATTGTACCGACAAATTTGTCTCGTTTACAACAATTTCCTGGGTAATAAAACCAATTGATTTGAAAACCAGTGTCTGTCCTTTGTCAACGGACAAGGTAAACCTGCCTTCTACACCTGTCAGGGTTCCTCTATCGGTACCCTTTATAAATATGCTTACTCCGGGCAATGGCTGGTTATTGTTATCCAAAACAATACCCCTTACCGGGAGGTTTTGCGCATGCATCTTGCCGCAAAACGAAAACACAATTACCAGTGTTAATAGTAATCGCGAAAATCTTAGTAAACTTTTTTCATGTGGGTTTTTATTTATCTGCGACAAAACTACCCGGGGTGTATTATGAAATCATGCCTGGAACAATAACAAAAAGTTAACAAATACTAAACAAACAGGTAAAAAATCCACCTTTGTTAACAAGATTTTTCCCAAATGCCAATTAATTGACCGGAGGAAAATTTATTAACCAATAATAAATATTGCTAATTTCGAAATAGATGAACTTTCTGCTTGTCAGCAACCCTGATGATTGCAGTTATCGTTGAAGAAAATGTAAAAATATCCGGCTTAAATTGAAATCAGCTTTTGCCGGATATTTGTCACGGAAATCTTTTAAAGAGAGTATTTGATTTTCCGGCTGAATGGATGTTTTCTGATCTTTGCATATTTGGCAAGCATTGACAGATTGTGGCTTACGCTTTTATGCAGCCTTTGTAGTTCAAGTTCAGGTTCAAATTGATGTATCGCCTCCGCAATCTCATCCACCAGCATGGGTTTGCCTTCCCGGTGAAGGATGAACAGGATCTTGCTCCCATAAGTTAAGTTCGGGGTATACGATTTTGGTACCGTGTCATCAAAATTCACAGTATTGCCGGTTAAATTTCCGAATGGCATGCTTTTATCAATAAAAGCGTTCAACGCCAACTGTACCTTTTTAAGTTCGTATATCAATTGTGCCTCTTTATTTTTTAATTGTTGAATGATCAAATCGTCTGTCATCTTTTTAATATTAACATAATTGAACTGAAACCAAATAAATAACCATTACTGCGGCTATCAATCATTTTGCATTACACTAATTAGTGGCTAAAAAGTTCAAAAAATCAAATGCGCCAATTATTAAAAAAAACAATCCCCGGGTAGGGATCCGGCAGGGAAAAAATCGGTAAGAATAATAAATTTTGTTTGGGAAAGGAGAAGAAGACCGTAAAGAGCAACAGGAATAAAAAAGCAACAGCTGAAAAATCAGGAGCGGCCATTTTTTGAGTAATTACTCTTGGCCTGGATAAGAATTTTGATCTGACAGGGCCTTTTTTTGAAGCGATCGCATCAACCGGAGCGGCAGGTTTACCGCCCTGTTTCGCAAAAATCAACTTAATGGTTTGCGCCAGGTTTATTTCTGCAGTATCCCGGCTGCAAAGCACTACATAGCAACATGCAAATAGCGTGTACACCACAGCAATCAATAGTGCTATTTTTTTTTTGAGCGGAGAAATCATGGAAAAGCCTGATAAATACTTAACACATTGCTAACATAAGCAACTCTTTTATAGGATATGTTTACTTAATATTATCAAATAATTAATTTAATACCAGATAAATACATGCTGCCCGCCAAATTTTTCATTCCATTATATCATTAAGCCAAAAATTAATAGCTTAGGCGAAAAAAAGAGATCGGGATTTAAGCATGCTAACTGTTGAAAAAATAGGCGGGACGTCCATGAGCGCCCTGGGTGAAGTAATTGATAATATTGTTTTGTTTGAACGCTCTGCGGAGCGGTTGTATAACCGGGTACTGGTAGTATCGGCTTTTTCGGGGGTTACCAATATATTGCTTGAAGATAAAAAAACCGGTGCTCCCGGCGTTTACCACCAACTGGCCAAATACCAGGATTTTCACGGGCCGTTAAAAGAACTTGTATTAAAATTAAAGGCCATTAACCAGCGCTACACAGGGCTGGGGCTCGACCTTGATGTTGCCGACCGCTTTATTGAAAATCATGTGGCCCGCGCACAGGTGTACCTCGAAAATTTATCCAATATACTGGCGTCGGGTTATGTGAGCCAGGAAGGTATTTTGCTGGCGGCGAGAGAAATACTGGCCTCCATAGGCGAAACACATTCGGCATTTAACCTCACGCATATCTTACAGAACAAAGGCATCCGTGCAAAACTGATCGACCTGAGCGGCTTTGACGATCCCCGGCCGCTCACCATAGACCAGCGCATTAAAGAAGCATTTTCCACTGTGAACCTGGAAGACTGCCTTTGCATTGCCACCGGTTATGCCAAAGGCACCGAAGGTATTATGCGGGAATTTGACCGCGGTTATTCGGAAGTGACTTTCAGTAAGATTGCTGAGATCCTGAAACCGAAGGAGGCCATCATCCATAAGGAATACCACCTTTCCACCGCCGACCCTGCGCTTGTTGGGATTGAAAACTGCAAACCGGTGGGCTTTACCAATTATGATATAGCCGATCAACTGGCAGATGTGGGCATGGAAGCCATCCACCCAAAAGCATCAAAACCGCTCGAGATCAACGGGATCCACCTGCGGATCAAAAATACTTTTGAACCATCTCACCCGGGCACATTGATCACCCGGGAATATATCTCGGAACAGAAGAGGGTAGAGGTGATCACCGGGATGGATAAACTGGTAATGATAGATGCGTATGACCCCTTAATGGTTGGCAATGTAGGCAGTGACTTACAGATTATGAAATTGTTTCATAAACACGGCGTCAGCTATACATTTAAAGCCACCAGCGCCAACAGCATTTCGATAGTGATATGGGAAAGTGACTTTAATGATGCGTTGATAGGCGACCTGGAAGCAGTAGTGGAAAAGGTTACCGTTGAGCAAGTGGCCATGGTGTGCCTGCTGGGTACCAATATGGATCAGCCCGGTTTATTGGCGAAAAGCGCTGATGCACTCGCCAGCCATGATATTAACATAAAAAGCGTCGGAATGGCGTTAAGGAAAGTGAATATTCAGTTCCTGATCGCGCGGGAGGATTTTAAAACGGCCATTATTGCTTTAAATAAAGCAGTCGGTTAAGGCTGCCCGGTAATATAGCTAAGCCGAACAGACATGTTTTTGCTTCTTATTGAAATAGAGCGCGTAATAAAGAACAGGCATACAGGTTTTTACCCGGTATGCCTGTTTTGTTAAAGGGCTTATTTAAAGGCGGCCTCGTTCCACCGGATTTCATTGCGGAACTGATCAAGCCTGGTGTCTTTGCCAATGCGTAAAAATTCCAGCCCTGCCATATCTGCAAAATCCTGTAAATGTTCAGCCGTGAGGTTTTGGCTGTAGGCGGTATGATGGGCGCCCCCGGCATAGATCCACGCAGCGCATCCTGTTTTCATATCAGGAAGGGGTTTCCATAATACACGGGCAACTGGCAGGTTAGGCAGCTCATTTTGCGGCTCAACAGCTTCAACTTCGTTGATGAGCAGCCTGAAACGGTTGCCCATATCAATGATGGATGCATTTAATGCAGGCCCTCCGGCCACGTTAAACACCAGGCGGGCAGGATCGGCTTTGCCGCCAATACCCAGTGGGTGCACTTCAAGTGCTATTTTGCCGTTGGCTAACGAGCTGTCTATTTCGAGCATGTGCGAACCCAGCACCAGGTTATTATCCGGGTCAAAATGGTAGGTATAATCTTCCATAAAAGCATTGCCGCCTTTAAGCCCGCTGCCCATTACTTTAAATGCGCGAACGAGGGCGGCAGTCTTCCAGTCGCCTTCACCTGCAAAACCATAACCAGCCTCCATTAAGCGCTGGGCGGCAATACCCGGAAGCTGCACCATACCATGCAGGTCTTCAAAAGTATCCGTAAAACCTTTAAAGCCGCCAGTTTCTAAAAACGTGCGCAGGCCTATCTCAATCCTGGCAGCCTCGTAAACCGATGAGTGTTTTTCTCCGCCCTTACGCAGTGCCGCATCCATGCTATAAGTTGCTTCGTATTCGGTAACCAGCGCATCAATCGCTTCGTCGCTTACGGCATTGATTACGGCCACCAGGTCGCCTACGCCGTAGGTATTAACAGCGTAGCCAAATTTAAGTTCAGCTTCCACCTTATCACCCTCGGTAACCGCTACAAAGCGCATATTGTCGCCAAAGCGGGCAAATTTTGCACCCTGCCAGTCGTACCAGCCGGCTGCCGCCCTTGTCCAGGCATCAATTTGTGCCAATACTTCATTGTCTTGCCAATGGCCAACCACCACTTTCCGGTTTTTGCGCATGCGCGAAACAATGAATCCAAACTCACGGTCGCCATGGGCGCTTTGGTTTAAATTCATAAAGTCCATATCAATCGAACTCCAGGGGATATCGCGGTTAAATTGGGTATGCAGGTGGAGCATTGGTTTTTGCAGGATACTTAATCCGCGGATCCACATTTTTGCAGGCGAGAAGGTATGCATCCATGTAATAATACCAATACAGTTTTCGGCCCTGTTAGCCTCCATAAGGGTTTCATAAATTTCTTCCGTGCTCTTTACAATAGGTTTGTAAACAATACGAACGGGTATTTTTCCGGAAGCATCCATACCTGTGGCAATTTGCTGCGAATGTTCGGCAACAAGTTTAAGCGTTTCTTCGCCATAGAGATGCTGGCTGCCGGTGATAAACCAGACTTCAAATTTTTTCAGATCGATCATTACTCTTAGTTTATTTATTTATAATTTCAGTTTGACGGAGACGGCTGCGGTGATGGCGCTCCCTGTTTTATTGGCCGTAATACGAACGCGGGCCATGTTTTCGTTCAAAATGTTTTTTTATCAATGATGCCTTAAGCCGCTGTACTTCGGGGTTTATTTGTTCGGTTAAGAGGGCCATTTGGGCTACCGATTCCAATACAGCGCTGTTATAAACCGCTTTATCAGCCGTTTTCCCCCAGGTAAAAGGCGCGTGGTTGCCCACCAGGATCATTTCAATTTCCCGGTAATGCAGCCCGCGCTCATTCAGGCAATTGATGATCTGGTGGCCGGTTTCATGTTCATAATCACCCCGTATCATTTCATCATCCATCGGTGCCGCACATGGGATATCAACCGTAAGATGATCAGCATGGGTAGTACCATATATCGGGATATCCCGTTGCGACTGCGCCCAGGCAGTGGCGTAGGTAGAATGGGTATGTACAATTCCGTTTACACTTTCCC
This genomic window contains:
- a CDS encoding L-ribulose-5-phosphate 4-epimerase; translation: MGIYQHIKQEAFEANMQLPALGLVLFTFGNVSAADRSLGVFAIKPSGVPYKELSPEKMVIVDFEGKVIEGSLRPSSDTKTHAVLYKNWESVNGIVHTHSTYATAWAQSQRDIPIYGTTHADHLTVDIPCAAPMDDEMIRGDYEHETGHQIINCLNERGLHYREIEMILVGNHAPFTWGKTADKAVYNSAVLESVAQMALLTEQINPEVQRLKASLIKKHFERKHGPRSYYGQ
- a CDS encoding SusC/RagA family TonB-linked outer membrane protein; protein product: MHAQNLPVRGIVLDNNNQPLPGVSIFIKGTDRGTLTGVEGRFTLSVDKGQTLVFKSIGFITQEIVVNETNLSVQLFQDNKALNEVVITALGVKKEFQKLGYSQSQISGDELTTARDANPLNSMAGKVAGLTIGASSEFFGAPTVVLRGSKDILYVIDGEPVESNTYDFNQDDVDTYTVLKGPNAAALYGSRGINGAIIITTKHGTKDKKGWQIDINSTLEAEKGFLVLPKDQYEYGRGTKFAYAYGNQLYDNNQRLPEWGPRFDGVFQTTQFDSPYNTVTGVRTPTPWAARGINNFNNFVQTGYTSTNSVSLSASGSNYDMRLSYGHTYQQGDFPNTKLNIDNFKISAGYDITPKLRLDGDLNLNLQYSPNIPDVSYGPNSYAYEFFVYGSSDYDINALKNIYQGPQGVPNLVQYAQEYGRENNPWFQAKKWLKGRDNQVVNGSLRLTYKFNNDLSVALRSSLDTYNELNTEDVPSSTNLNQYLPWYYFGWYGDYRQDQRNLLENNTDVTVNYNKKIRNFNISALAGANERSFRYLSNWATTKDLSLPNVYNLDNSTNPILSYNFNSKMQVNSAYYSVDLGYKNYININTTGRVDNISTLPSSNNTYFYPSVSVSSVVNDYVKLPEFISFFKVRGSFADVKGALTNPYIPSAYAAVTGNSIGSLLGYSTEHFTPYNGPNYVNSSSVSPTTYYNGSPSVNLSNTIANASIKPYDVKSYEFGADLKFIGNRLGLNATYFTTTNGPNIFSLPVASSTTFSSQIVNGVTTKKKGVELELVGSPLRSKDGLNWDVNINYSNYKETLASIYGGETGLYQNNHLYHIGDRLDAIYGTKFVRDGSGNIINSGGAPIQAPGQSNNAQLGLLGYADPSFAFGITNHFTYQNWSLSFQFDGRIGGKTYDYTYYHAMNGGTAVESASGAYGAARLAEWNSTAEGTKSATPAYVGPGVTLVSGTPTYGPGGVITNLSQLTFAPNTTAVTVQGYISSGLGGNFDEYYMISRSYAKLREATIGYSLPSKLLQGTFIKKASFSIVGRNLLYFAARKDIDLDQYASGYDASSRTLVGGSGGSDLASPTARRYGLNIHLTF
- the araA gene encoding L-arabinose isomerase — protein: MIDLKKFEVWFITGSQHLYGEETLKLVAEHSQQIATGMDASGKIPVRIVYKPIVKSTEEIYETLMEANRAENCIGIITWMHTFSPAKMWIRGLSILQKPMLHLHTQFNRDIPWSSIDMDFMNLNQSAHGDREFGFIVSRMRKNRKVVVGHWQDNEVLAQIDAWTRAAAGWYDWQGAKFARFGDNMRFVAVTEGDKVEAELKFGYAVNTYGVGDLVAVINAVSDEAIDALVTEYEATYSMDAALRKGGEKHSSVYEAARIEIGLRTFLETGGFKGFTDTFEDLHGMVQLPGIAAQRLMEAGYGFAGEGDWKTAALVRAFKVMGSGLKGGNAFMEDYTYHFDPDNNLVLGSHMLEIDSSLANGKIALEVHPLGIGGKADPARLVFNVAGGPALNASIIDMGNRFRLLINEVEAVEPQNELPNLPVARVLWKPLPDMKTGCAAWIYAGGAHHTAYSQNLTAEHLQDFADMAGLEFLRIGKDTRLDQFRNEIRWNEAAFK
- a CDS encoding aspartate kinase, whose translation is MLTVEKIGGTSMSALGEVIDNIVLFERSAERLYNRVLVVSAFSGVTNILLEDKKTGAPGVYHQLAKYQDFHGPLKELVLKLKAINQRYTGLGLDLDVADRFIENHVARAQVYLENLSNILASGYVSQEGILLAAREILASIGETHSAFNLTHILQNKGIRAKLIDLSGFDDPRPLTIDQRIKEAFSTVNLEDCLCIATGYAKGTEGIMREFDRGYSEVTFSKIAEILKPKEAIIHKEYHLSTADPALVGIENCKPVGFTNYDIADQLADVGMEAIHPKASKPLEINGIHLRIKNTFEPSHPGTLITREYISEQKRVEVITGMDKLVMIDAYDPLMVGNVGSDLQIMKLFHKHGVSYTFKATSANSISIVIWESDFNDALIGDLEAVVEKVTVEQVAMVCLLGTNMDQPGLLAKSADALASHDINIKSVGMALRKVNIQFLIAREDFKTAIIALNKAVG